Proteins co-encoded in one Gossypium arboreum isolate Shixiya-1 chromosome 11, ASM2569848v2, whole genome shotgun sequence genomic window:
- the LOC108461105 gene encoding cation/calcium exchanger 5 codes for MIISTQESRKSEDLQEFPSPFTIPLTFISIPSRTESTERLKLSRNKESQNTQSLDLNGMALSFPPFLKSTLLCLTLLSSLLFFFFLQAPRKPPRIPQRSLLSTSCYSRQSSDSTLINYLSLHYCLFNEKFFLSIPFLSLLLLLDFYILIKTAQSHFSVVTTKLSSLLNLSPSMAAVTLLALGNGAPDVFASLHAVRSGHYRTGFGAILSAGTFVSAFVVGFVAIYAAPFGVKPAPFIRDVLFYLTGALFLFYVYLSGEIFVWQAVSFVAFYIFFVGFVFWMDFGTEREEEKLALQNEMVTKESHLLDKNGEVGDVERGMKVDKKAFGIAGVCEVISKAWEVPIIFLLKLTIPQSSPSEWSRFYLSANIALCPLALLFACNSFMPLDHPIVFLLPNTHFPLWVVVLFGSFSLATLHFMLEKEPPKNDQIPVVVLAFVMSVFWISTVAGELLNCLAAIGSLLELPPALLGLTVLAWGNSVGDLVADVAVAKAGHPAMAMAGCFAGPMFNMLVGLGSALVMQTTNVYPEAYQLNFHIGIIIAFVFLLLSLMGSLLVITWSRFRVPRFWGFCLVGLYIIFTLVSLIIAKFSC; via the exons ATGATCATTTCCACCCAAGAGAGCAGAAAATCTGAAGATCTTCAAGAATTTCCCTCTCCTTTCACAATTCCTCTCACCTTCATTTCCATTCCTTCAAGAACAGAATCAACAGAAAGGCTGAAACTTTCAAGAAATAAGGAGTCTCAGAACACCCAAAGTTTGGATCTTAATGGCATGGCCCTCTCATTCCCACCTTTCCTCAAATCCACCCTTCTTTGCTTGACACTCCTTTCAtctcttctcttcttcttcttcctccaaGCCCCACGAAAACCCCCACGAATCCCTCAAAGATCCCTCCTTTCAACTTCCTGTTATTCTCGACAATCTTCTGATAGTACCCTCATTAACTACCTTTCCCTTCATTACTGTCTTTTCAATGAAAAGTTTTTCCTCTCTATTCCTTTCCTttcccttcttcttctccttgACTTTTACATTCTCATCAAAACAGCCCAATCCCATTTCTCTGTTGTCACCACCAAGCTCTCTTCTCTCCTTAACTTGTCCCCATCCATGGCTGCTGTCACTCTTTTAGCCCTTGGAAATGGTGCTCCCGATGTGTTTGCCTCCCTCCATGCTGTTCGCTCGGGTCATTACAGAACTGGGTTTGGCGCAATTTTGTCGGCTGGGACATTTGTATCTGCTTTTGTGGTTGGTTTTGTTGCTATCTATGCAGCACCTTTTGGGGTAAAACCTGCTCCTTTTATAAGGGATGTGTTGTTTTATCTAACTGGGGCATTGTTTTTGTTCTATGTGTACTTGAGTGGGGAGATTTTTGTGTGGCAAGCTGTTTCTTTTGTTGCATTTTATATATTCTTTGTTgggtttgtgttttggatggatttTGGGACCGAAAGAGAGGAGGAGAAGCTGGCTTTACAGAACGAGATGGTGACAAAAGAAAGCCATTTGCTGGATAAAAATGGTGAGGTTGGAGATGTTGAGAGGGGTATGAAGGTAGACAAGAAAGCATTTGGAATTGCAGGAGTATGTGAAGTG ATCTCGAAAGCATGGGAGGTTCCTATAATTTTTCTTCTCAAGCTCACGATTCCGCAATCTTCCCCTTCTGAATGGAGTAGATTCTACCTATCTGCTAACATTGCGCTTTGCCCACTAGCCCTTTTATTTGCTTGCAACTCATTCATGCCATTAGATCACCCGATTGTGTTCCTCCTTCCAAACACCCATTTCCCTCTCTGGGTTGTTGTACTCTTTGGAAGCTTCTCTCTTGCCACCCTTCACTTTATGTTGGAAAAAGAACCTCCAAAGAACGATCAAATCCCTGTAGTGGTTCTGGCTTTTGTAATGAGCGTGTTCTGGATATCAACTGTCGCGGGGGAGTTGCTGAACTGCTTGGCAGCCATCGGATCACTTCTTGAACTGCCTCCAGCACTCCTTGGTCTCACGGTACTTGCATGGGGAAACTCTGTGGGAGATCTTGTAGCTGACGTTGCGGTTGCCAAAGCCGGTCATCCGGCAATGGCTATGGCTGGATGCTTTGCTGGGCCAATGTTTAATATGCTTGTCGGGCTTGGATCAGCTTTGGTAATGCAAACAACTAATGTTTATCCAGAAGCCTATCAGCTTAATTTTCACATTGGTATTATTATTGCATTTGTCTTCTTGCTTCTGAGCCTGATGGGATCTCTATTGGTTATAACTTGGTCTAGATTCCGGGTGCCTAGATTTTGGGGATTCTGCCTTGTTGGCCTTTATATAATTTTCACACTAGTTAGCTTGATCATTGCTAAGTTCTCCTGTTGA